The sequence GATATGCTCGGGTCTGAGAATAATGATGCGATAACTCCCGAAGGATTTGAAGGCAACAATGCCGGAGGAATCCTTGCCGGGATATCGAGTGGTAATGAAATTGTTATCCGGGTTGCCGTGAAACCCATTCCGTCCATTTCAAAAAAGCAGCAGAGTGTTAATCTTGCCAATGAAGCAGTAACTATTCAGGTGGGTGGAAGGCATGATATCTCGGCCATTCCCCGTATCATTCCTGTCTGTGAAGCCATGGTACGTCTCACCCTGGTTGATCATCTGCTGCGGCACATGAGTATCGCTTTTCCAACGGAGTAAAAAAGATGGCAGGAAAACAAATATTCATCCGCGAAATCTGGATGCTCAGTCGGGAATACGGCAGTCTTGCAGGAGCAGGCGGGGTGAAAGATGTGGTTTCCCAGTTGTCTGTCACTCTTGCCCGCGAGGCTGGTCGTTCTGTTCATGTTGTTCTTCCCTGTTATGGGTTTATGAACCCTGAAAAGCTGGGCTTTCATCTTCTGGACGATCCTCAGTCTCCCGGGCATATATTACAGTTCGAGGTTGATCTGAACTACCCGGAAGAGGAACGGCGTGAAGAGGTAAGGGTGTGGGTGGCAAAGCTTGATCGGGTTACTATCTATTTGATCGATGCCGAGAGATTTCGTGAAAAACAGAATGTATACACCTATACAGCGGAGGAAGAGGAGAACTTCTCCTGGCAGAAAACGGGAGAGGGACATATCGATTATTTTGCCATGAATATTCTCTTGCAGAAAGCCGCCATTGACCTGATGATACTCCTTGATGCCCGTCCGGATATAATTCATTGCCACGATGGTCACACTGCGGTTCTTCCGGCTATGATTTCTGAACAATCCGGTTTACGCCACTATTTTCGTGGCACCGGATGTGTGGTGACCGTCCATAACGCAGGGCAGGGATATCACCAGGAGGTTGCTGATCTTGCCTTTGCTCACGCAAGCACAGGTCTTCCTCTGTCTCTTGTTCGTCGCTTCAGGCTTGATGACTGTTTTGATCCCTTTCTCGCAGGGGCTCCCTATGCAGAAATGAACACAGTGAGCGAAAATTATGCCAGGGAATTGCGGGAAACCATTGATGATCATCTTACCGGGTGGCTTGGCCACACCCTGCTGGAACGCAACGTCATTCTGGATGGAATTACCAATGGAATAGATCCCGATGCCTTCTCAGCAAAAGACCATTTGAAAACGCACATAGCCGCAAGCTTTGATCCTCTTGGAGAGGCTCCACTTGAAGGAAAGCGGAAGTGTAAGACTGCCCTGCTGCAGTCGCTTACGAAAGACGGGAAGATTCAGAATGTTCGGCAATCCGG comes from Desulfocapsa sulfexigens DSM 10523 and encodes:
- a CDS encoding glycogen synthase, with translation MAGKQIFIREIWMLSREYGSLAGAGGVKDVVSQLSVTLAREAGRSVHVVLPCYGFMNPEKLGFHLLDDPQSPGHILQFEVDLNYPEEERREEVRVWVAKLDRVTIYLIDAERFREKQNVYTYTAEEEENFSWQKTGEGHIDYFAMNILLQKAAIDLMILLDARPDIIHCHDGHTAVLPAMISEQSGLRHYFRGTGCVVTVHNAGQGYHQEVADLAFAHASTGLPLSLVRRFRLDDCFDPFLAGAPYAEMNTVSENYARELRETIDDHLTGWLGHTLLERNVILDGITNGIDPDAFSAKDHLKTHIAASFDPLGEAPLEGKRKCKTALLQSLTKDGKIQNVRQSGYLTSDPALPLVTFVGRLSAQKGVAVLTGAIEKLLAERSDFQFLLLGTGSRHDEDILIRLAEKKENIGRVCILCGFDSILANKIYAAGDFFVIPSQYEPCGLTDFMAQLFGNLPIVHSVGGLVKVVDGKTGFSYLEQSVLTLSEAIKWALNLYMTDPAAIRRMQRQAVELIYEQFTWTTVSKKYLELYKRAKKKKIR